From the genome of Pseudomonas hamedanensis:
CAGGGTGTCGGAGATGTGGCGGAACACATCGCCGTAGTTGGTGACCAGCGAATCGACCCAACCGTTGACCCAGTCGGCGATGGAAAAGGTAAAGCTTTCGGGAAACATAAGAGACTCTCAATCAAGGGGTTGCGATCAAGCGTCCGGCTGCCGGTGGCGGCAGCCGGAATGGCTCGACCTACAAGGCCGCGTCGATCTTTTTGGCTGCGTCTTCGCTCACCCATGCGTGCCAGACTTCAGGATGTTCCTTGAGAAAGATTTTCGCCAGTTTTGGCGACTCGATGCGCTCCTTGGCCATGCGCCCCAGGTTCTGGTTGAGCAGGTCGATCGGCAAGTTGACCTTCTCCAGCACGGCGACCAGTTCCGGCGCTTCGTCATGGAAGGTTTTCGACAGGCCGACCTTGATGCTCACGGTCTTGTCGACGCCGGGTTTTTCCTCAAGCTTGACCAGATCCACCTGCCCCATCAGCGGGGTTGGCGACCAGTAATAAAACAGGATCGGCTCGCCACGCTTGTAGCTCGACAGCACGGCTGCATCCAGCGCAGGTCCGGTGCCCGGGCGGAAGTTGGTGTAGCTGTTCTCCAGGCCATAGCTTTTCAGCATTTCGCTGTTGTCGAGCTCGCAGGTCCAGCCGGCCGGGCAATTGTAGAAACGGCCCTTGGACGGCTCTTCGGCGTCCTTGAACACGGCGGCGTATTTGCCCAGGTCAGCGATGTTTTTCAGCTCCGGCGCTTTCGGTTCCAGCTTGCGCCTGGCGTCGCCTTCGATCACGTAGCGCGGCACATACCAGCCTTCGATTGCACCCACCACCGGCGCGCCGACACCGACGACCTTGCCGGCCTTCTCGGCCTTGTTCCAGACCTCGCTGCGGCCGACCCACTCTTCGGCGAACACTTGAATGTCGTTGCTGCTCAGGGCGTTTTCCATGGTGATGGAGTTGCCCGGCAGGCTGTCGGTCTTGCAGCCGTAGCCTTTTTCCAGCACCACTTGCATGACGTCGGTCAGCAGCATGCCGCTTTCCCAGTTCAGGCCGGCGAATTTCACCGGTTTGCCCGATTCGCACCAGCCGGCAGCCTGGGTCGCGCCGGCACTGGCCAACAGGCCCATGGACAGCAATGTGGTCAGCAGGGTCTTGTTCGATTTCATTGTTGTGACGCTCCTAATCATGAATGGGCTTACGGCAGTCAAGAGGCATCCAGCCTGTCCACGTCCAATTCAGGCCTGCGCCGCAGCGCGACCGGCCCCGCTTGTTTTAGGTTGTACAACGCTGTTCTGCTCGACCGGCAGAATCAGGTGATCGGGCACTGCGCTGTGCCATTTTTTTGCGCAGACGTAATAGACGGCAGCGGGCAGCACCAGACCGATGATCCAGGAAATGTCCACATCACCGAGGGCAGCCACCAGCGGCCCGGTATAGAACTTGGTCGAGATGAACGGCAGCTGCACCAGCACGCCGAACACATAGACGCCGATACCCAGCAGGTTCCAGCGGCCGTAGCGACCGTTCGGATCGGCCAGCGCCGGCACGTCATAGCGCTCGCGGGTAATGCAGTAGTAGTCCACCAGGTTGATCGCGCTCCACGGCGTGAAAAACGCGAGCAGGAACAGGATGAAAGACTTGAACGCACCAAGGAACGAATGCTGGCCGAGCAAGGCAATCAAGGTTGCCGCACCGACGATAAACAGCACGAACACCAGCCGCTGCAAACGCGTGACCTGCAAGTGGCCGCGAAAACCACTGATGATGGTCGCGATGCACATGAAGCTGCCGTAGGAGTTCAGCGTCGAAATGGTGACCTTGCCGAACGCGATGCTGAAATACAGCAGCGCAGCGGTGGCGCCGGTGCCGCCCAGACCGACGATGTAGGCCACTTCATGTCCGGCGAATTGACCGTTGGCCGAGGCCGCGGCAAACACCCCGAGAATCATCGCAACCTGAGCGCCCACCACCGAACCTGCACCGGCGGCAAAGAAGGTTTTGACCGCCGACGTATTGCTCGGCAGGTAACGGGAGTAGTCAGCGACGTAAGGCCCAAAAGCAATCTGCCAAGAGGCGGCGAGCGATACCGCGAGGAGGAAACTGCTCCAGCTGAAGTGGCGAATTTGCAGGAGCGCGCCCACGTCGGTCTGGCTCATCAGCCGCCAGAACAGGAACACGAAGGCGATCACGCCAATGACACTGGCGACGCGGCCGATCCAGTGGATCACGCGATAACCGAGCACCGTCACCAGCACGATCACGCTGGCAAAAATCAGGATGCCAACGCTGTCGCTGACGTTGAACAACTGACCCAGCGCCTGCCCGGACAGCACCGTACCGGTGGCAGTGAAGCCGAGGTACATCAGGCACACCAGCACGATGGGAATCGCCGCGCCGTAAACGCCGAACTGCACACGACTGGAAATCATCTGCGGCAAGCCCAGTTTCGGCCCTTGCGCCGCATGCAGCGCCATTACGCCACCGCCGAGCAGTTGCCCGATCAGCAGACCGATCAACGACCAGAACACATCACCGCCGAGCACCACGGCCAAGGCCCCGGTGACAATCGCGGTGATTTGCAGGTTGGCGCCCATCCACAGGGTGAACTGGCTGAACAGACGACCGTGTCTTTCCGCTTCCGGGATGTAATCGATCGAACGCCTTTCGATCAACGGTTTGCTGCCTGCACGATCGTGGTTAACCGCCATGATTCAACCTCTGTGGATTGTTATTCGGGTTCACTGAGCTTCGGTGGAGCTGCTTTTCTGTGGGAGCGAGCTTGCTCGCGAAGAGGCCAGCACATTCAACATCTTTGCTGGCTGAAAGATTGCTTTCGCGAGCAAGCTCGCTCCCACATAAAGCAAAAGCGTGTTACTTGCTGCCGGTAATCATCGGCAGATTCAGCCCCTGCTCTTTCGCGCAGTCGATCGCGATCTGGTAGCCGGCATCGGCATGACGCATGACCCCGGTAGCCGGATCGTTATGCAACACGCGCGCGATGCGCTCGGCCGCTTCATCGGTACCGTCGCAGACGATCACCATCCCCGAATGCTGCGAGAAGCCCATGCCGACACCGCCGCCGTGGTGCAAGGACACCCAGGTCGCACCGCTCGCGGTGTTGAGCAGCGCATTGAGCAATGGCCAGTCGGACACGGCGTCGGAGCCGTCCTGCATCGATTCGGTTTCGCGGTTGGGACTTGCGACCGAGCCGGAATCGAGGTGGTCGCGACCGATCACGATCGGCGCCGACAACTCGCCGCTGCGGACCATTTCGTTGAAGGCCAGACCCAGCTTGGCGCGCAAGCCCAGACCGACCCAGCAGATACGCGCCGGCAGACCCTGGAAGCTGATGCGCTCGCGGGCCATGTCCAGCCAGTTGTGCAAATGCGCGTCGTCGGGGATCAGCTCTTTGACCTTGGCGTCGGTTTTGTAGATGTCTTGCGGATCACCCGACAACGCCGCCCAACGGAACGGGCCGATGCCACGGCAGAACAGCGGACGGATGTAGGCCGGTACGAAGCCTGGGAAATCGAAGGCGTTTTCGACGCCCTCTTCCTGGGCCATCTGACGAATGTTGTTGCCGTAATCGAAGGTCGGGATGCCTTGCTTCTGAAATTCCAGCATGGCTTTGACGTGCACGGCCATCGACTGCTTGGCAGCCTTGATCACCGCGGCCGGTTCGGTCTTGGCGCGGGCGCGGTATTCGTCCCAGCTCCAGCCGGCCGGCAAGTAACCGTTGAGCGGGTCGTGGGCGCTGGTCTGGTCGGTGACCATGTCCGGACGCACGCCGCGCTTGACCAGCTCCGGGAGAATTTCCGCGGCGTTGCCGAGCAGGGCAATCGAGATGGCTTTGCCTTCTTTGGTGTATTTGTCGATGCGCGCCAGGGCGTCGTCGAGGTCTTTGGCTTGCTCATCGACGTAACGGCTTTTCAGGCGGAAATCGATGCTGACCTGCTGGCATTCGATGTTCAGCGAGCAGGCGCCGGCCAGGGTGGCGGCCAACGGTTGTGCGCCGCCCATGCCACCGAGGCCCGCGGTCAGCACCCAGCGACCTTTAAGGTCAGCGTTGTAATGCTGGCGACCGGCTTCGACGAAGGTTTCGTAGGTGCCCTGAACGATGCCTTGGCTGCCGATGTAGATCCAGCTGCCGGCGGTCATCTGGCCGTACATGGCCAGGCCTTTGGCGTCGAGTTCGTTGAAGTGTTCCCAGCTTGCCCAGTGCGGCACCAGGTTGGAGTTGGCAATCAGTACGCGCGGCGCGTTGCTGTGGGTTTTGAACACACCGACCGGCTTGCCCGATTGCACCAGCAGGGTTTCGTCGTCGTTCAGGTTAGTCAGGCTCTCGACGATCTTGTCGTAGCATTCCCAATTGCGCGCAGCACGACCGATGCCACCGTAGACCACCAGCTCTTTAGGGTTCTCGGCGACTTCCGGGTCGAGGTTGTTCATCAGCATGCGCAGCGGCGCTTCGGTCAGCCAGCTCTTGGCGGTCAGCGTGTTACCGCGTGCAGCACGGATTTCGACGTCGCGATACTTTGTGGTTTTCCGGGTATTGTCAGTCACGAAAAAGACTCCTCAGCGATCAATTCAAACCAACCCTGGCAGTGGGCAGCAGCCTGCGCGCATCAATGCGCGACAAGCGAATCAGTGGACGCTGCGGAGAGTCTCGAGCGACTCATACGCATACGTCTTTACTTGTACATACAAGCATATGCAATCAAGCGGCCAACTTGCTGAAGGGCTGTTCAAGAAAAATTGCGAACGAGGCTGGAGAACGCCTGAATCAAGGGTCCTGGCGTGAATGAAATTTTCTTCGCGAGTATTTTGAGGAGGTTGGGATTGGCTGCGAGAGCGTGGTATTGCGCCACGCTGGGGCGTTCGGTAACAAGTTGGTGCGCGGTGAGAAACAACAGTGGGATGACTTTTGTGGCGAGGGGATTTATCCCCGCTGGGTCGCGAAGCGGCCCCATTCTTGATTAAAAAAAGCGGTCTGCTGCGCAGCCCAACGGGGATAAATCCCCTCACCACAGGGGGTAGTCAGTTTTGGAAGAGTTCGATCACGCAGCAGGCGGCGCTGGTGGAGACTTCGACCAGCCCGCTGTTGCCGTCCAGTTGCAGGCAATCATGCCGACCGAGCTGCGAAACACCGTCGCCAACACGCACGGCCATCAGCTCACTGATACTGAACACCAGTACCGTCCCCGCCGAACTGAAAAACCGTTGCTCGCCATCCAGCCACTGCAACCGCGCGCTGTAACGTTGCGGCGCATAAATCAGATTAAAGTCGCGAA
Proteins encoded in this window:
- the hutU gene encoding urocanate hydratase, with the translated sequence MTDNTRKTTKYRDVEIRAARGNTLTAKSWLTEAPLRMLMNNLDPEVAENPKELVVYGGIGRAARNWECYDKIVESLTNLNDDETLLVQSGKPVGVFKTHSNAPRVLIANSNLVPHWASWEHFNELDAKGLAMYGQMTAGSWIYIGSQGIVQGTYETFVEAGRQHYNADLKGRWVLTAGLGGMGGAQPLAATLAGACSLNIECQQVSIDFRLKSRYVDEQAKDLDDALARIDKYTKEGKAISIALLGNAAEILPELVKRGVRPDMVTDQTSAHDPLNGYLPAGWSWDEYRARAKTEPAAVIKAAKQSMAVHVKAMLEFQKQGIPTFDYGNNIRQMAQEEGVENAFDFPGFVPAYIRPLFCRGIGPFRWAALSGDPQDIYKTDAKVKELIPDDAHLHNWLDMARERISFQGLPARICWVGLGLRAKLGLAFNEMVRSGELSAPIVIGRDHLDSGSVASPNRETESMQDGSDAVSDWPLLNALLNTASGATWVSLHHGGGVGMGFSQHSGMVIVCDGTDEAAERIARVLHNDPATGVMRHADAGYQIAIDCAKEQGLNLPMITGSK
- a CDS encoding ABC transporter substrate-binding protein is translated as MKSNKTLLTTLLSMGLLASAGATQAAGWCESGKPVKFAGLNWESGMLLTDVMQVVLEKGYGCKTDSLPGNSITMENALSSNDIQVFAEEWVGRSEVWNKAEKAGKVVGVGAPVVGAIEGWYVPRYVIEGDARRKLEPKAPELKNIADLGKYAAVFKDAEEPSKGRFYNCPAGWTCELDNSEMLKSYGLENSYTNFRPGTGPALDAAVLSSYKRGEPILFYYWSPTPLMGQVDLVKLEEKPGVDKTVSIKVGLSKTFHDEAPELVAVLEKVNLPIDLLNQNLGRMAKERIESPKLAKIFLKEHPEVWHAWVSEDAAKKIDAAL
- a CDS encoding purine-cytosine permease family protein; this translates as MAVNHDRAGSKPLIERRSIDYIPEAERHGRLFSQFTLWMGANLQITAIVTGALAVVLGGDVFWSLIGLLIGQLLGGGVMALHAAQGPKLGLPQMISSRVQFGVYGAAIPIVLVCLMYLGFTATGTVLSGQALGQLFNVSDSVGILIFASVIVLVTVLGYRVIHWIGRVASVIGVIAFVFLFWRLMSQTDVGALLQIRHFSWSSFLLAVSLAASWQIAFGPYVADYSRYLPSNTSAVKTFFAAGAGSVVGAQVAMILGVFAAASANGQFAGHEVAYIVGLGGTGATAALLYFSIAFGKVTISTLNSYGSFMCIATIISGFRGHLQVTRLQRLVFVLFIVGAATLIALLGQHSFLGAFKSFILFLLAFFTPWSAINLVDYYCITRERYDVPALADPNGRYGRWNLLGIGVYVFGVLVQLPFISTKFYTGPLVAALGDVDISWIIGLVLPAAVYYVCAKKWHSAVPDHLILPVEQNSVVQPKTSGAGRAAAQA